The following proteins come from a genomic window of Micromonospora echinofusca:
- a CDS encoding ABC transporter ATP-binding protein produces MTGPVVTVRGLRRSYGPVVALEGIDLDIQEGEVVALLGPNGAGKTTTVEILEGHRRRDAGEVSVLGVDPWRAPSSWRYGIGIVLQEASDAGELTVLETLRHFGGYFPSPHDPTDLLRKVGLAEAAGRRVRTLSGGQRRRLDVAVGVVGRPRLLFLDEPTTGFDPQARRQFWELVRGLRDEQGTTVLLTTHYLEEAEALADRVVVIADGVVRADGDPATLGGRMSGEATVSWLENAEARSARTADPGAFVNELVARLGPSVPGLTVSRPRLEDVYLDLVGGNKP; encoded by the coding sequence ATGACCGGCCCCGTGGTGACGGTACGCGGCCTGCGGCGCAGCTACGGGCCCGTGGTCGCGCTGGAGGGCATCGACCTGGACATCCAGGAAGGTGAGGTGGTCGCGTTGCTGGGGCCCAACGGCGCCGGCAAGACGACGACCGTGGAGATCCTCGAGGGGCACCGGCGTCGGGACGCCGGCGAGGTCAGCGTGCTCGGCGTGGACCCCTGGCGGGCCCCGTCGTCCTGGCGGTACGGCATCGGCATCGTCCTTCAGGAGGCGAGCGACGCGGGTGAGTTGACGGTGCTGGAGACGCTGCGGCACTTCGGCGGCTACTTCCCGTCCCCGCACGATCCGACCGACCTGCTGCGGAAGGTCGGCCTGGCCGAGGCGGCCGGGCGCCGGGTCCGCACCCTCTCGGGCGGTCAGCGGCGTCGGCTCGACGTTGCCGTCGGGGTGGTGGGCCGGCCACGGCTGCTGTTCCTCGACGAGCCGACCACCGGGTTCGACCCGCAGGCGCGACGGCAGTTCTGGGAGTTGGTCCGCGGCCTGCGGGACGAGCAGGGCACCACCGTGCTGCTGACCACCCACTATCTCGAGGAGGCCGAGGCGTTGGCGGACCGCGTGGTGGTGATCGCCGACGGGGTCGTCCGCGCCGACGGTGACCCGGCGACGCTCGGCGGCCGGATGAGCGGGGAGGCCACGGTGAGCTGGCTGGAGAACGCCGAGGCGCGCAGCGCCCGGACGGCCGACCCGGGCGCGTTCGTCAACGAGCTGGTCGCCCGGCTCGGGCCGTCCGTGCCCGGACTGACGGTCAGCCGCCCCCGGCTGGAGGACGTCTACCTCGACCTGGTGGGAGGGAACAAGCCGTGA
- a CDS encoding non-ribosomal peptide synthetase, producing the protein MSDTAGPRPAADSGAELRRRLVAQRLAGRVRRRDEGPAADVTDTGPAPLSSAQRRMWFLDQLAPGGVDYLVPLVLRLRGVLDVEALRGALTSLAARHDILRTRYELHDGEPVQVIDPPAPVDLPVVTTDEAGLAALLADQAGRGFDLAAGPVWRAVLVRLGDDEQVLVAHLHHIACDGWSVQLLCADLAGLYHAARTGAPQPARPGQFAEHARWEQRHLGTAEAQAGLRWWQDALAGLTELDLPADRPRSAPRDPAGARVTFAVPAHVDRACAELAQRHRTTPYVVLLAGFAALLARLTRQDDVAVGMPVSGRTRTGVDAVVGPFLNTLVLRCDCSGAPSFDLLVDRVRDTLHAAVSHQDIPFDRVVDAVAPERDLSRNPLVSTMFLFEDENGGLPGRFDDLDVVDVATPPRGVKLDLSMGLRRTADGLFGAIDYATALFDERTVDELVTRYLVLLERAVTAPGTSVGALDVLDEAERHRLRAVLTGVRRDVPASPLHELVRDRARRDPAAVAVRDGRRRWSYGELDQLSDALAHTLRRHGVGRGDVVGVCLPRSAELVGALLAVLKAGGAYLPLDPEDPAARRAEVATDAQVRAVVAGTDHAAAFGDVPVVPPVTGAPEDGAADLHGQPTGLPELTAHDRAYVIYTSGSTGRPKGAVIDHGGIVNRLTWMQESYQLRPGDRVLQKTPFTFDVAVWEFFWPLITGATIVVAPPGVHRDPLELARLIRDEAVTHLHFVPSMLDAFLAVVAQAPPSLRQVFCSGEALRAVTARRFAAWSSAALHNLYGPTEASVDVTAQRVDERLLATLDTAGVPIGTPISNIRVHILDEQLRMVPVGWPGELYLAGIGLAHGYRNRPGTTAERFVPDPFSSVPGERMYRTGDLVRLRADGTIDFLDRIDAQVKLHGVRIELGEIEARLMEHPAVAEAAVSLHRPADMPAQLVAYVVARDGADATPDRLRAGLSGVLPAAMVPGRFVSLDALPRTSSGKIDRRALPAPEQEARTTSTAYVAPSTPEENLVARVWAEVLQVRQVGGADDFFALGGDSMRAIRLVGALREAGLAVSVQDLFQHRTVAAVAAVARQCLDDRPDDLVTEEFGQISAADRAKLPEDVLDAYPLSDVQAGMLYELMADAERRPYQNVTLYVVDDGAPLSAAALRAAVRQVVARHDVLRTSFDLTSYGEPLQLVHASARAEVVVQDLDGLDEAEQELLIREEAARHRLAPVVLDRAPLWRLFAYRTGATKWVLAWVECHVILDGWSHNSLLGELMDRYVAAREERTPPSMDRPARRWADFIAMERAVVADPESREYWTRMLDRYETLRLPQEWGAAESGAPHTVAQPLGTDADRLRELAAAVGVPVKSVYLAAFFKTMSALSGADGFLCGLVSNGRPEVSGGDEVLGMYLNTPPVLGLRPRGTWLDLIRAAAEAETGLLPHRRYPLPRLQSLAGTTQPLVEAVFNFLDYYLLRDTAVQTSQTEDDSPNEFPLAVTVLPGYVMFTAMPERVRPERLNWLAQAYHRVLTDMLADVGGSATGPLLSGAELARRLSGPVSAPVSPAETTLHGGVLRQAAMTPDAVAVRDDTGTLTYRELVVAATALARRLAAAGAGPDRPVAVCMRRSAHLVTVLLGILQSGAAFVPLDPDDPAARLRQRLVGADVALVVADEELHEVLTGVVPVLGPHAGGPERAPVEATGGHPAFVLFTSGSTGGPKGVAVPHLGAANYVHWLQRALPLRGGDRVVQKTPYTFDVSVGEIFRPLVAGATLVMAPDRLHLDPLGLAAFIERHQVSHATFVPSMMDAFLDAVPGIPGCLREVMLLGEKFTLSTARRLAERTDARVYNLYGPTEGSIACTWYELAPQPHPGATSVPIGRPIDNVTNLVLDVDLNPVPVGVPGELYLGGHCVAQSYVGRPAETASRFVPDPFGGPGGRLYRTGDLVRWLDGDVIEYLGRLDQQVKISGVRIEPGEIERVLSAHPAVRAAAVTVVSDDDAPRLAAYLLTRPDLEWDVDAVRAHARAQLPALLVPAHFVVLPEFPMTVSGKIDRRALPRPEDDGSTAADHVPARDALERTIAEVWQRELGCGEVSVERDYLELGGDSLGAMRIAIRLGRQLDMVISPTDILVRRTVAALAELIAGRQGAAPEAARTGPGGAGQQPGPRPAAPSPSPVPEPDRPAPDPRAKVLSVVGTADSSQIRVRRNGSRSVLHCVHPGGGSAHWYDNLARHLPESLDVVAYQHPGLFDPGEASRSTADLARRYLDELRADQPQGPYHIFSWCGGGPIAWEMARGLRATDESVTLILQDPVLQLPDVPGDGGENLRLLARCDRAYQELAQDPAPGRAVELRAEIAELLPRIVVEGFHDALRDPDFDHVWPLAVRSWRQQMEARLSYLYQPYEGKLHLLTCDDLVNGTHESLAGLEPEGYVGRWRRLVPAGVEVHRISGGNITSMLPPHIEGLGKVVAGIVGNPEEFGMGHPEEVRAT; encoded by the coding sequence ATGAGCGACACCGCGGGGCCACGTCCGGCGGCCGACAGCGGGGCGGAGCTGCGTCGCCGGCTGGTGGCGCAACGCCTCGCGGGCCGGGTACGGCGGCGCGACGAGGGACCCGCTGCCGACGTGACCGACACCGGGCCGGCGCCACTGTCGTCGGCGCAGCGCCGGATGTGGTTCCTGGACCAACTCGCGCCCGGCGGGGTGGACTACCTGGTGCCCCTCGTGCTGCGGCTGCGCGGTGTGCTCGACGTCGAGGCGCTGCGCGGCGCGTTGACCAGCCTGGCCGCCCGTCACGACATCCTGCGGACGAGGTACGAGCTGCACGACGGGGAGCCGGTCCAGGTCATCGATCCGCCCGCGCCGGTCGACCTGCCGGTCGTGACCACCGACGAGGCCGGGCTCGCCGCCCTGCTGGCCGACCAGGCCGGACGCGGATTCGACCTCGCCGCCGGCCCGGTATGGCGAGCGGTCCTGGTGCGGTTGGGCGACGACGAACAGGTACTCGTCGCGCACCTGCACCACATCGCCTGCGACGGCTGGTCCGTGCAGCTGCTCTGCGCCGACCTCGCCGGGCTCTACCACGCGGCCCGGACCGGGGCCCCGCAGCCCGCCCGGCCGGGACAGTTCGCCGAGCACGCGAGATGGGAGCAGCGACACCTCGGCACAGCGGAGGCACAGGCTGGTCTGCGCTGGTGGCAGGACGCCCTGGCCGGGCTGACCGAACTCGACCTGCCCGCCGACCGGCCCCGGTCGGCCCCGCGAGATCCGGCCGGCGCCCGGGTGACCTTCGCGGTGCCGGCGCACGTCGACCGGGCCTGCGCCGAGTTGGCCCAGCGGCACCGGACCACGCCGTACGTCGTGCTGCTCGCCGGTTTCGCCGCACTGCTGGCCCGGCTGACGCGGCAGGACGACGTCGCCGTCGGGATGCCGGTGAGCGGCCGGACCCGGACGGGAGTGGACGCCGTCGTCGGCCCCTTCCTCAACACGCTGGTGCTGCGCTGCGACTGCTCCGGTGCACCCAGCTTCGACCTGCTGGTCGACCGGGTGCGGGACACGCTGCACGCCGCCGTCAGCCACCAGGACATCCCCTTCGACCGGGTCGTCGACGCGGTCGCGCCGGAGCGGGACCTGTCCCGCAACCCGCTGGTGTCGACGATGTTCCTGTTCGAGGACGAGAACGGGGGGCTGCCGGGACGCTTCGACGACCTCGACGTCGTCGACGTCGCCACCCCGCCACGGGGCGTCAAACTCGACCTGAGCATGGGGCTGCGGCGGACCGCCGACGGGCTGTTCGGCGCGATCGACTACGCGACCGCCCTGTTCGACGAGCGGACCGTCGACGAGCTCGTCACCCGTTACCTCGTCCTGCTGGAACGCGCCGTCACCGCGCCGGGGACGTCGGTCGGCGCGCTGGACGTCCTCGATGAGGCTGAGCGCCACCGGCTGCGGGCAGTGCTGACCGGTGTCCGCCGGGACGTCCCCGCCAGCCCCCTGCACGAGCTGGTCCGGGACCGCGCCCGGCGGGACCCGGCGGCGGTCGCGGTACGGGACGGGCGACGCAGGTGGAGCTATGGCGAGCTGGACCAGCTCTCCGACGCCCTGGCCCACACCCTCCGCCGGCACGGCGTCGGTCGGGGCGACGTCGTCGGGGTCTGCCTGCCCCGCAGCGCGGAACTCGTCGGCGCGCTGCTCGCGGTCCTGAAGGCCGGCGGCGCCTACCTGCCCCTCGACCCGGAGGACCCGGCTGCGCGCCGGGCGGAGGTGGCGACCGACGCCCAGGTACGTGCGGTGGTGGCCGGAACCGACCACGCGGCCGCGTTCGGCGACGTGCCGGTGGTCCCTCCGGTTACCGGGGCCCCGGAAGACGGGGCGGCCGACCTCCACGGGCAGCCCACGGGCCTTCCGGAACTGACCGCACACGACCGGGCGTACGTCATCTACACCTCCGGCTCCACCGGGCGCCCCAAGGGCGCGGTCATCGATCACGGCGGGATAGTCAACCGGCTCACCTGGATGCAGGAGAGCTACCAGCTACGTCCCGGCGACCGGGTGTTGCAGAAGACCCCGTTCACGTTCGACGTGGCCGTGTGGGAGTTCTTCTGGCCGCTGATCACGGGCGCGACCATCGTGGTGGCGCCGCCGGGCGTGCACCGGGACCCGCTGGAGCTGGCCCGCCTGATCCGGGACGAGGCGGTGACGCACCTGCACTTCGTGCCGTCGATGCTCGACGCCTTCCTGGCCGTCGTCGCGCAGGCGCCGCCGAGCCTCAGGCAGGTGTTCTGCAGTGGCGAGGCGCTGCGCGCCGTCACCGCCCGGCGCTTCGCGGCCTGGTCGTCGGCGGCGTTGCACAACCTGTACGGCCCGACGGAGGCGTCGGTCGACGTCACCGCCCAACGGGTCGACGAGCGGCTGCTCGCCACCCTCGACACCGCCGGCGTACCGATCGGCACGCCGATCAGCAACATCCGCGTCCACATCCTGGACGAGCAGCTGCGGATGGTGCCGGTGGGCTGGCCCGGTGAGCTCTACCTGGCCGGCATCGGGCTGGCTCACGGGTACCGCAACCGGCCCGGCACCACCGCCGAGCGGTTCGTGCCGGACCCGTTCTCGTCCGTGCCGGGCGAACGGATGTACCGCACCGGCGACCTGGTCCGGCTGCGCGCCGACGGGACCATCGACTTCCTCGACCGCATCGACGCGCAGGTCAAGCTGCACGGCGTCCGGATCGAGCTGGGTGAGATCGAAGCACGGCTGATGGAGCACCCGGCGGTCGCGGAGGCCGCGGTCTCCCTGCACCGGCCCGCGGACATGCCCGCCCAACTGGTCGCCTACGTCGTGGCGCGCGACGGTGCGGACGCCACGCCGGACCGGCTCCGCGCCGGACTCTCCGGGGTGCTGCCGGCGGCGATGGTGCCCGGCCGGTTCGTGTCCCTGGACGCACTTCCCCGGACCAGCAGCGGGAAGATCGACCGTCGCGCCCTGCCCGCCCCGGAGCAGGAGGCCCGCACGACCAGCACCGCGTACGTCGCGCCCAGCACCCCGGAGGAGAACCTGGTCGCGCGGGTGTGGGCCGAGGTCCTCCAGGTGCGACAGGTGGGCGGCGCGGACGACTTCTTCGCCCTCGGCGGCGACTCGATGCGCGCGATCAGACTGGTCGGTGCGCTGCGCGAGGCCGGCCTGGCGGTGAGCGTGCAGGACCTCTTCCAGCACCGCACCGTCGCCGCCGTCGCCGCCGTGGCCCGGCAGTGCCTCGACGACCGGCCGGACGACCTGGTGACCGAGGAGTTCGGGCAGATATCGGCCGCCGACCGGGCGAAGCTCCCGGAGGACGTGCTCGACGCCTACCCGTTGTCGGACGTCCAGGCCGGCATGCTCTACGAGCTGATGGCCGACGCGGAACGCCGGCCGTACCAGAACGTGACGCTGTACGTCGTCGACGACGGTGCGCCGCTGTCAGCCGCCGCCCTGCGGGCCGCGGTGCGGCAGGTCGTGGCCCGGCACGACGTGCTGCGTACCTCCTTCGACCTCACCAGTTACGGTGAGCCGCTGCAACTGGTGCACGCGTCGGCCAGGGCCGAGGTGGTGGTGCAGGATCTCGACGGGCTCGACGAGGCCGAGCAGGAGCTCCTCATCCGGGAGGAGGCCGCCCGACACCGGCTGGCTCCCGTCGTGCTGGACCGGGCGCCGCTGTGGCGTCTCTTCGCCTACCGCACCGGTGCCACCAAGTGGGTGCTGGCCTGGGTGGAGTGCCACGTCATTCTCGACGGCTGGAGCCACAACTCGCTGCTCGGCGAGTTGATGGACCGCTACGTGGCGGCGCGGGAGGAGCGGACCCCGCCGTCGATGGACCGGCCGGCGCGTCGCTGGGCGGACTTCATCGCCATGGAACGCGCGGTGGTCGCCGATCCGGAGAGCCGCGAGTACTGGACCAGGATGCTGGACCGGTACGAGACGCTGCGCCTTCCTCAGGAGTGGGGAGCGGCCGAGTCCGGTGCCCCGCACACGGTGGCGCAGCCGCTCGGTACCGACGCCGACCGGCTGCGAGAACTGGCCGCGGCGGTCGGCGTCCCGGTGAAGAGTGTGTACCTGGCCGCGTTCTTCAAGACGATGAGCGCCCTGAGCGGCGCCGACGGCTTCCTGTGTGGCCTGGTGAGCAACGGCCGCCCGGAGGTCAGCGGTGGTGACGAGGTGCTCGGGATGTACCTCAACACGCCGCCGGTGCTCGGCCTGCGCCCGCGCGGCACCTGGCTGGACCTGATCCGGGCCGCTGCCGAGGCGGAAACCGGACTGCTGCCCCATCGGCGCTACCCGTTGCCCCGGCTCCAGTCGCTGGCCGGGACGACGCAGCCGCTGGTCGAGGCGGTCTTCAACTTCCTCGACTACTACCTGCTGCGCGACACCGCGGTGCAGACGTCCCAGACCGAGGACGACAGCCCCAACGAGTTCCCGCTGGCCGTGACCGTCCTGCCCGGGTACGTCATGTTCACCGCGATGCCGGAGCGGGTCCGCCCGGAACGTCTGAACTGGCTGGCGCAGGCGTACCACCGGGTGCTGACCGACATGCTCGCCGATGTCGGCGGGTCCGCCACCGGGCCGCTGCTCTCCGGCGCCGAGCTCGCGCGGCGGCTGTCCGGGCCGGTGTCCGCGCCGGTTTCCCCGGCCGAGACGACGCTGCACGGTGGCGTCCTCCGGCAGGCGGCGATGACCCCGGACGCCGTGGCGGTCCGCGACGACACCGGGACGCTCACGTACCGGGAGCTCGTCGTGGCCGCGACGGCACTCGCCCGGCGACTGGCGGCGGCGGGGGCGGGGCCGGACCGGCCGGTCGCCGTCTGCATGCGGCGCAGTGCCCACCTGGTGACCGTGCTGCTGGGCATCCTCCAGTCCGGTGCGGCGTTCGTGCCGCTCGATCCGGACGATCCGGCGGCGCGGCTGCGGCAGCGGCTGGTCGGCGCGGACGTCGCGCTGGTGGTGGCCGACGAGGAACTGCACGAGGTGCTGACCGGCGTCGTGCCGGTGCTCGGCCCCCACGCGGGCGGCCCGGAGCGGGCACCCGTCGAGGCGACCGGAGGCCACCCCGCCTTCGTCCTGTTCACCTCGGGGTCCACGGGTGGCCCGAAGGGTGTCGCCGTGCCGCACCTGGGTGCCGCCAACTACGTGCACTGGCTGCAACGGGCGCTGCCGCTGCGCGGCGGTGACCGGGTCGTCCAGAAGACCCCCTACACCTTCGACGTGTCGGTCGGCGAGATCTTCCGGCCGCTGGTCGCCGGGGCGACGTTGGTGATGGCGCCCGACAGGCTGCACCTCGACCCGCTGGGCCTGGCCGCGTTCATCGAGCGGCACCAGGTCAGCCACGCGACCTTCGTACCGTCGATGATGGACGCGTTCCTCGACGCGGTACCGGGGATCCCCGGCTGTCTGCGTGAGGTCATGCTGCTCGGGGAGAAGTTCACCCTGTCGACCGCCCGGCGCCTGGCCGAGCGGACCGACGCCAGGGTGTACAACCTCTACGGGCCGACCGAGGGATCCATCGCCTGCACCTGGTACGAGCTCGCCCCGCAGCCGCACCCGGGGGCGACGAGCGTGCCGATCGGCCGCCCGATCGACAACGTGACGAACCTCGTCCTCGACGTCGACCTCAACCCGGTGCCGGTCGGCGTGCCGGGCGAGCTGTATCTCGGCGGGCACTGTGTCGCGCAGTCCTACGTGGGCCGACCGGCCGAGACCGCCAGCCGATTCGTGCCTGACCCGTTCGGTGGACCCGGTGGTCGGCTGTACCGGACCGGTGACCTCGTACGGTGGCTCGACGGCGACGTCATCGAGTACCTGGGCCGGCTCGACCAGCAGGTGAAGATCAGTGGGGTCCGGATCGAGCCGGGTGAGATCGAGCGGGTGCTGTCGGCTCATCCCGCGGTGCGGGCCGCCGCGGTGACCGTGGTCTCCGACGACGATGCGCCGCGCCTGGCCGCGTACCTGTTGACCCGCCCCGACCTCGAGTGGGACGTCGACGCGGTGCGGGCGCACGCCCGTGCCCAGCTGCCCGCGCTGCTGGTTCCCGCGCACTTCGTGGTGTTGCCCGAGTTCCCGATGACCGTGAGCGGCAAGATCGACCGGCGGGCGTTGCCCAGGCCGGAGGACGACGGCAGCACGGCGGCGGACCACGTCCCCGCGCGCGACGCCCTGGAGCGGACGATCGCCGAGGTGTGGCAGCGCGAGCTGGGCTGCGGCGAGGTCAGCGTCGAGCGTGACTACCTGGAACTCGGCGGGGACTCGCTCGGGGCGATGCGGATCGCGATCCGGCTCGGCCGTCAGCTCGACATGGTCATCTCACCGACGGACATCCTGGTGCGGCGGACGGTGGCGGCCCTGGCCGAGCTGATCGCGGGGCGGCAGGGCGCCGCGCCGGAGGCCGCGCGCACGGGCCCCGGCGGCGCCGGGCAGCAGCCCGGCCCGCGGCCCGCCGCCCCGTCGCCGTCCCCCGTGCCCGAGCCTGACCGGCCGGCGCCCGACCCGCGGGCGAAGGTGCTGTCCGTGGTCGGGACGGCCGATTCCAGCCAGATCCGGGTACGCCGGAACGGCAGCCGGTCGGTGCTGCACTGCGTGCACCCGGGCGGGGGAAGCGCGCACTGGTACGACAACCTGGCGCGGCACCTGCCGGAGAGCCTGGACGTGGTCGCGTATCAGCATCCCGGTCTGTTCGATCCGGGGGAGGCGTCCCGCTCGACCGCGGATCTGGCCCGGCGCTACCTCGACGAGCTGCGTGCCGATCAGCCGCAGGGGCCCTACCACATCTTCAGTTGGTGTGGCGGGGGGCCGATCGCCTGGGAGATGGCCCGGGGCCTGCGCGCGACCGACGAGAGCGTGACGCTCATCCTCCAGGACCCGGTGCTCCAGCTGCCCGACGTCCCCGGCGACGGCGGCGAGAATTTGCGGCTGCTGGCCCGGTGCGATCGGGCGTACCAGGAGCTCGCCCAGGACCCGGCGCCCGGACGCGCCGTCGAACTGCGGGCGGAGATAGCCGAGCTGCTGCCGCGCATCGTCGTGGAGGGTTTCCACGACGCGCTGCGCGATCCCGATTTCGACCACGTCTGGCCCCTGGCGGTGCGGTCGTGGCGGCAGCAGATGGAGGCCCGGCTCTCGTACCTGTACCAGCCGTACGAGGGGAAGCTGCACCTGCTCACCTGCGACGACCTCGTCAACGGCACGCACGAGAGCCTGGCCGGTCTCGAGCCTGAGGGCTACGTCGGCCGGTGGCGGCGCCTGGTGCCGGCCGGCGTCGAGGTGCACCGGATATCCGGTGGCAACATCACCTCTATGCTGCCGCCACACATCGAGGGTCTCGGCAAGGTCGTCGCCGGCATCGTCGGAAATCCTGAGGAGTTTGGCATGGGACATCCCGAGGAGGTGCGTGCCACATGA